A section of the Solitalea canadensis DSM 3403 genome encodes:
- a CDS encoding SGNH/GDSL hydrolase family protein — translation MSNQQLTYLALGDSYTIGEAVEISDRYPVQLVELLKKDGIDVDHPEIIATTGWTTDELMKGIEKAKLSTTFDFVTLLIGVNNQYRKRSTEAYRSNFKRLLRTAKQFAKGNKKRVFVLSIPDWGVTPYGKDNLEKITPEINRFNAVNKEESEAFGVHYIDITQTSYAALNDLSLIASDDLHFSGKLYAQWAEMALPVVKEELK, via the coding sequence ATGTCGAATCAACAACTTACTTATCTCGCTTTAGGCGATTCCTATACAATTGGTGAAGCAGTAGAAATCTCTGACCGTTATCCGGTTCAGCTGGTGGAACTCTTGAAAAAAGATGGAATCGATGTGGATCATCCCGAAATAATTGCCACAACTGGTTGGACAACAGACGAGCTGATGAAAGGCATTGAAAAAGCAAAACTTAGTACCACATTTGATTTTGTAACACTGCTCATCGGCGTTAATAATCAATACCGTAAACGAAGTACAGAAGCATACCGAAGCAATTTCAAAAGGTTGTTGCGGACTGCGAAACAGTTTGCAAAGGGCAATAAAAAACGTGTTTTTGTGCTTTCAATTCCTGATTGGGGAGTTACGCCTTATGGTAAAGACAACTTGGAAAAAATTACGCCTGAGATTAACAGATTTAATGCGGTAAACAAAGAAGAAAGTGAAGCATTCGGAGTGCATTATATTGATATTACCCAGACATCCTATGCTGCCCTAAATGATTTAAGTTTGATTGCAAGTGATGATCTCCATTTTTCGGGTAAACTGTATGCTCAATGGGCTGAAATGGCGTTGCCGGTGGTAAAAGAGGAACTGAAGTAA
- a CDS encoding LutC/YkgG family protein has product MNKKPITTPRERMLKNIRKALLEKRDNPYPNYEDSPVYPPNHELLEIIFAEELNKISGHFLFCEDEIQFIENILNLAEEKDWLKIICWDTKLQQLLKKYDYPYIGDDSGFVDAEVGITTCEALIARNGSVLVSSAQQSGRRLSVYPHTHIVLAYASQLVMDLKDAFALLKEKYEEHLPSNITVITGPSRTADIEKTLVLGAHGPKEFYVFLIDDSTMPTEDLDKKE; this is encoded by the coding sequence ATGAATAAAAAACCGATCACCACTCCTCGTGAAAGGATGCTAAAAAATATCCGTAAAGCATTGTTGGAAAAACGCGATAATCCTTATCCTAATTATGAAGATTCGCCAGTTTATCCTCCCAATCATGAACTATTGGAAATTATTTTTGCAGAGGAATTGAATAAAATATCGGGTCATTTTTTGTTTTGTGAAGATGAAATTCAATTTATTGAAAATATACTTAATCTTGCTGAGGAGAAAGATTGGTTAAAGATTATCTGTTGGGATACCAAACTTCAGCAATTACTGAAAAAATACGATTACCCATATATAGGAGATGATTCAGGTTTTGTTGACGCAGAAGTGGGTATAACAACCTGTGAAGCATTAATTGCTCGTAATGGAAGCGTTTTGGTTTCGAGTGCTCAGCAAAGCGGACGACGATTAAGTGTTTATCCGCACACACATATTGTATTAGCTTATGCATCACAATTGGTAATGGACCTGAAAGATGCTTTCGCCTTATTAAAAGAAAAATATGAGGAGCATCTTCCAAGCAACATTACGGTGATTACAGGCCCCAGTCGAACGGCAGATATCGAAAAAACATTGGTGTTGGGTGCTCACGGTCCCAAAGAGTTTTATGTTTTTCTGATTGACGATTCAACGATGCCTACTGAGGATCTTGACAAAAAAGAATAA
- a CDS encoding M61 family metallopeptidase: MKNPYSMKAILKTTFALIAIPFSLSAQSKYVYHVDLKTVKNDQVQINLTTPPIAENQIVFSFPKVIPGSYSEKNYGRFIEGFTAIDKNGKKLKIAKVNENQYEISNSKELAQVQYRVNDTWDEKRPDFIFQPGGSNIEADKNFVINNFAFFGYFEGYRMLPFELTITKPEQLYASTHLEVDRKSPNLDIIKAKDFVYLADNPIIYATPDTTSFNVGKSKINVSVYSANGKVKSAQIAEYLKPMAAALEKFFNGFPVDSYQFLYYFEDPKSALTGKGLGGYGALEHNYSSLYFLPEMELEKQLKSLVNEVSSHEFLHIQTPLNLHSEEIENFDFVNPKMSQHLWLYEGVTEYFANLVQAQNGLLTEEEFFKNMRDKINQAEEFGDFSMTEMSKNVLTKEYNPKYQSVYNRGALIALMLDLCIREKTNNQKDLKTVVQYLSTQYGPNKPFKDGDLLKELVSYSHPDVSAFINDYITGNKPLPYQYYFSKLGYSYTPETKIQVYYPGRVGLKFENNNFLFSQVEQNALGIQENDTLVKINNMMVDSNNIDEVWNKFFNMNTEYPEISIVVNRNGQEKVLSGKIYSGTATIKNYLIPSTKSSDDEKNNLKLLLKKS, encoded by the coding sequence ATGAAAAATCCTTATTCCATGAAAGCCATTCTAAAAACCACTTTCGCTTTAATTGCGATCCCTTTTAGTTTGTCGGCACAAAGTAAATACGTTTACCATGTCGATCTAAAAACCGTTAAAAATGATCAGGTACAGATCAACCTGACAACTCCTCCTATTGCTGAAAACCAAATCGTATTTTCATTCCCGAAAGTGATACCGGGTTCTTATAGTGAGAAAAATTACGGCAGATTCATTGAAGGTTTTACAGCCATCGATAAAAATGGTAAAAAACTAAAAATCGCTAAGGTCAATGAAAATCAATACGAAATCAGTAATTCAAAAGAACTTGCTCAGGTTCAATATCGAGTGAATGATACCTGGGATGAAAAAAGACCTGATTTCATCTTCCAACCAGGAGGTTCTAATATTGAAGCGGATAAGAATTTTGTCATCAATAATTTTGCATTCTTTGGTTATTTCGAAGGATACAGAATGCTGCCATTTGAACTTACCATAACCAAACCTGAACAGTTATATGCATCAACACATTTAGAAGTAGACAGAAAAAGTCCTAATCTTGATATCATCAAAGCCAAGGACTTTGTTTATTTGGCCGATAATCCGATTATATATGCCACCCCAGACACCACATCGTTTAATGTAGGCAAAAGTAAAATAAACGTTTCTGTTTATTCGGCTAATGGCAAGGTTAAGAGTGCTCAGATCGCTGAATACCTTAAACCAATGGCTGCTGCACTGGAGAAATTTTTCAATGGGTTCCCGGTAGACTCGTACCAGTTCCTTTATTATTTTGAAGATCCAAAGAGTGCGTTAACAGGAAAAGGGTTAGGCGGTTACGGTGCATTAGAACACAACTATTCTTCGTTGTACTTTTTACCTGAGATGGAGTTGGAGAAACAACTTAAATCATTGGTCAATGAGGTTTCAAGCCATGAGTTTTTGCATATACAAACGCCGTTAAATTTACATAGCGAAGAAATTGAAAATTTCGACTTTGTTAATCCAAAAATGTCTCAGCACTTATGGTTGTATGAAGGAGTAACAGAATATTTTGCAAATCTGGTACAGGCGCAAAATGGCTTACTCACAGAAGAAGAATTCTTCAAGAATATGCGCGATAAAATAAATCAAGCGGAGGAGTTTGGCGATTTCTCAATGACCGAAATGAGCAAGAATGTGCTAACGAAAGAATACAACCCTAAGTATCAATCAGTTTATAATCGTGGTGCATTAATCGCTTTAATGTTAGATCTATGCATCCGCGAAAAAACCAACAATCAAAAGGATTTAAAAACTGTTGTACAGTATCTTTCAACACAATACGGTCCTAATAAGCCTTTTAAAGACGGTGATCTTCTAAAAGAGCTCGTTTCGTATTCACATCCGGATGTATCTGCCTTTATTAATGATTACATAACTGGCAACAAGCCCCTTCCTTATCAATACTATTTTTCAAAATTAGGTTACAGCTATACCCCAGAAACTAAAATTCAGGTTTATTATCCTGGAAGAGTTGGGTTAAAATTTGAAAACAATAATTTCCTGTTTTCTCAGGTAGAACAAAATGCACTAGGTATTCAAGAGAATGATACACTGGTAAAGATCAACAATATGATGGTTGACTCGAATAATATCGATGAAGTTTGGAATAAATTCTTCAATATGAATACGGAGTATCCCGAGATTTCAATTGTAGTGAACCGGAATGGACAAGAGAAGGTGCTGAGCGGTAAAATTTATTCTGGAACAGCCACCATCAAAAACTATTTAATTCCTTCAACTAAATCGTCGGACGACGAAAAGAATAACTTAAAGCTATTACTCAAGAAAAGTTAA
- a CDS encoding NUDIX domain-containing protein, whose amino-acid sequence MKTTGVIIARFQTPHLHEGHHKIIRHVRERHNKIVILLGVAPTKLSRKNPLDFYTRERMVKMAYADLTILPLPDMKYDEVWSANLDTLLQASFPNEKFVLYGSRNSFIPYYSGRFETEEIPEEGNHNSTDLREQISDRVKGSEDFRHGIIYAAYNQYSKVYPTVDIAVFRNNKTELLLAKRDREGKWRFPGGFVDPSDDNYEAAAKRELTEECGDIEAGEMRYIKSFRVNDWRYKNSPDQIITTLFSCELLFGSPKASDDIDHVKWFKKEEIAQLLDKKLIAEEHVEMINHLKF is encoded by the coding sequence ATGAAAACCACAGGAGTAATCATTGCACGCTTTCAGACCCCACATTTACATGAAGGACATCATAAGATCATACGTCACGTTCGTGAGCGCCATAACAAAATCGTTATCCTCTTAGGCGTGGCTCCTACAAAATTAAGCAGAAAGAATCCGCTTGATTTTTATACTCGCGAACGTATGGTAAAAATGGCGTACGCAGATCTTACCATCCTGCCATTACCTGATATGAAGTATGATGAGGTTTGGTCGGCCAATCTGGACACACTTTTACAGGCCTCTTTCCCAAATGAGAAATTCGTTTTATATGGAAGTCGTAATAGCTTCATTCCCTACTATTCGGGTCGGTTTGAGACAGAAGAAATTCCAGAAGAAGGAAATCATAACAGTACAGATCTACGCGAACAGATCAGTGATAGAGTTAAAGGAAGTGAAGATTTCAGACATGGAATTATTTATGCAGCTTATAATCAATATTCAAAAGTGTATCCAACGGTTGATATTGCTGTTTTTAGAAATAACAAAACGGAATTGTTATTAGCTAAACGTGACAGAGAGGGAAAATGGAGATTCCCCGGTGGTTTTGTTGATCCAAGTGATGATAATTATGAAGCAGCAGCCAAAAGGGAATTGACAGAAGAATGTGGCGACATTGAAGCAGGTGAAATGCGGTATATAAAATCATTCAGGGTAAATGACTGGCGGTATAAAAACAGTCCCGATCAAATTATAACTACATTATTTAGTTGTGAATTACTATTTGGCTCGCCTAAAGCAAGTGATGATATTGACCATGTAAAATGGTTTAAGAAAGAGGAAATAGCCCAACTATTAGATAAAAAACTAATCGCAGAAGAACACGTTGAGATGATAAATCATCTTAAATTTTAA
- the lipB gene encoding lipoyl(octanoyl) transferase LipB, producing the protein MQADNINQVSSDEAGIKKVQFLDWGLIDYKEAWDKQEALFDETVRIKTLNRDNKDGIQQPTNDYLIFCEHPHVYTLGKSGKPEHLLLDEQGLEDKHATYYKINRGGDITYHGPGQIVGYPILDLDHFFTDIHKYLRFLEEAIILTLKEYGITAGRTEGQTGVWLDGDDPWAARKICAMGVRCSRWVTMHGFAFNVNADLNYFGNIVPCGIQDKAVTSLNKELGRDIDINETKEILKSKLCQLFEMNLV; encoded by the coding sequence ATGCAAGCGGATAACATAAATCAGGTTTCTTCGGATGAAGCAGGAATAAAAAAAGTTCAATTTTTAGATTGGGGACTTATTGATTATAAGGAGGCTTGGGATAAGCAGGAAGCATTATTTGATGAAACCGTTCGCATCAAAACGTTAAATAGAGATAATAAGGACGGAATACAACAACCGACGAATGATTACCTTATTTTTTGCGAGCATCCGCATGTTTATACATTAGGAAAAAGCGGTAAGCCGGAGCATTTGTTGCTTGACGAACAAGGACTGGAAGATAAACACGCTACCTATTATAAGATAAATCGTGGTGGTGATATCACTTATCATGGTCCGGGACAAATTGTCGGTTATCCTATTTTGGATCTTGATCATTTCTTTACAGATATTCATAAATACCTTCGTTTTCTGGAAGAGGCCATTATTTTAACGCTCAAGGAATACGGCATTACTGCTGGAAGAACAGAGGGACAAACAGGTGTATGGCTTGATGGTGATGATCCATGGGCTGCACGTAAAATCTGTGCGATGGGAGTTCGTTGTAGCCGTTGGGTTACCATGCATGGTTTTGCTTTTAATGTAAATGCAGATCTGAATTACTTCGGTAATATTGTGCCTTGTGGTATTCAGGATAAAGCGGTTACCTCCTTAAACAAAGAGTTGGGTCGCGATATAGATATCAATGAAACAAAAGAAATTTTGAAATCTAAGCTTTGTCAACTTTTTGAAATGAATCTTGTTTGA
- a CDS encoding NUDIX hydrolase: MSKTFHNYPVEQSMKLAVDAVVFGYTKETGLSVLLIKRKIAPFAHQWAIPGGFVHNNESLEDGVVRELQEETGLTVNYLEQLYTFGNPDRDPRYRVVSVAYYALVKPDSFVTSAGSDAEDVSWFAVNQLPSLAFDHVDIINSAIQRLRGKITYEPIGFELLDAKFPFSDLEHLYVNLLGREIDRRNFKRKIKQLDLLIELDETAPMSSAGRPGKLYSFNKEKYFSLKNRGFLFDMSF, from the coding sequence ATGAGTAAAACATTTCATAATTATCCGGTTGAACAGTCGATGAAACTTGCGGTAGATGCAGTTGTTTTTGGTTATACGAAAGAAACTGGGCTCTCTGTACTCTTAATAAAAAGAAAGATTGCCCCATTCGCACATCAATGGGCTATTCCCGGAGGTTTTGTACATAATAATGAGAGTTTGGAGGATGGAGTGGTAAGAGAGTTACAGGAAGAAACGGGTTTAACAGTTAATTATCTTGAACAGTTATATACGTTTGGCAATCCGGACCGTGATCCTCGCTACCGTGTTGTTTCAGTTGCTTACTATGCATTGGTAAAACCTGATTCTTTTGTTACCTCTGCAGGCAGTGATGCGGAAGATGTTTCATGGTTTGCTGTGAATCAGCTGCCATCATTGGCTTTTGATCACGTTGATATTATTAACTCCGCGATCCAACGACTACGTGGGAAGATAACTTACGAACCTATTGGTTTTGAGTTGCTGGATGCGAAATTCCCTTTTTCAGACCTTGAACACCTTTATGTAAATCTTCTTGGAAGAGAAATAGACAGAAGGAATTTTAAAAGGAAAATAAAACAGTTGGATCTTTTGATTGAACTTGATGAAACCGCGCCGATGAGCTCAGCAGGGCGTCCGGGCAAATTGTATTCCTTTAATAAAGAGAAGTACTTTAGTTTGAAAAACCGAGGCTTTCTTTTTGATATGTCCTTTTAG
- the ftsH gene encoding ATP-dependent zinc metalloprotease FtsH: protein MRENNSEPKNSRDKMPKKILPKPPKFSGLWIYGTILALIIGFNLFYSGSSPKPIDEKGFLNDVLKSHDVDYINVYKSNDTYEFYIYIKKDKLSTDKYKDVNGKGTFGSNTGPQYVLTVYDYKDLKSKIDAVQKDWSEADQIKITDKKKEENYLLTFFLQWILPIALVAIFWIFIMRRMTGGGGGPGGQIFNIGKSKATLFDKESQVNITFNDVAGLEEAKLEVMEVVDFLKYPKKYTSLGGKIPKGVLLVGPPGTGKTLLAKAVAGEAQVPFFSLSGSDFVEMFVGVGASRVRDLFRQARDKAPCIIFIDEIDAIGRARGKNQIMGGNDERENTLNALLVEMDGFATDSGVIIMAATNRPDVLDSALLRPGRFDRQISIDKPDLNGREEIFRVHLKPLKLAPDVDPKKLSAQTPGFAGAEIMNVCNEAALIAARRNKKEIDLKDFQDAIDRVIGGLEKKNKIISPEEKRIVAYHEAGHAIAGWFLEHADPLVKVSIVPRGVAALGYAQYLPKEQYLYTTEQLTDGMCMTMGGRVAEDIIFGKISTGAQNDLERITKLAYAMVTIYGMNEKVGNVSFNDQQNEYGFSKPYSEKTSELIDHEVRDLINNIYARTKDLLTEKRSGLEALAQKLLEKEILFQSDLEEILGKRPFDTRTTYDEFVNGTQNGAEHPLAEGNQSLPIEVTNTESSEEKA, encoded by the coding sequence ATGAGAGAGAACAATTCCGAACCGAAAAACTCACGGGATAAGATGCCAAAGAAAATTCTTCCTAAACCACCAAAGTTTAGCGGATTATGGATTTACGGAACTATTCTGGCATTGATTATCGGCTTTAACCTGTTCTATTCAGGTTCTTCGCCTAAGCCTATCGATGAGAAAGGTTTTTTAAATGATGTGCTGAAATCACACGATGTAGACTATATCAATGTTTACAAAAGCAATGATACATATGAGTTCTATATATATATTAAGAAAGACAAATTGTCTACTGATAAATATAAGGATGTAAATGGTAAAGGAACTTTTGGCTCTAATACCGGCCCTCAATATGTACTTACTGTTTATGATTACAAAGATCTGAAGAGCAAAATTGATGCGGTACAAAAAGATTGGTCAGAGGCAGATCAAATAAAAATCACTGATAAGAAGAAGGAAGAAAACTATTTACTGACATTCTTCTTGCAATGGATTTTACCGATTGCCTTGGTGGCAATTTTCTGGATCTTCATTATGCGCCGTATGACTGGCGGTGGAGGTGGTCCGGGTGGACAGATCTTCAATATCGGAAAATCTAAAGCGACTTTATTTGATAAAGAATCACAAGTAAACATTACATTTAATGATGTAGCCGGATTAGAAGAGGCGAAACTGGAAGTTATGGAAGTCGTTGATTTCCTTAAATATCCTAAAAAATACACCAGTTTGGGTGGTAAAATTCCTAAAGGCGTACTTTTAGTAGGCCCTCCGGGAACCGGTAAAACGTTACTAGCTAAAGCAGTAGCAGGTGAAGCACAAGTGCCTTTCTTCTCACTTTCAGGTTCAGATTTTGTTGAAATGTTTGTGGGTGTGGGTGCATCTCGTGTTCGTGACTTGTTCCGTCAAGCTCGTGATAAAGCTCCTTGTATTATTTTTATTGACGAGATCGATGCGATTGGTCGTGCACGTGGTAAAAATCAAATAATGGGAGGAAATGATGAGCGTGAAAACACCTTAAATGCATTGCTGGTTGAAATGGATGGTTTCGCTACAGATTCAGGAGTTATCATTATGGCGGCTACTAACCGTCCGGATGTATTAGATTCTGCTTTATTGCGTCCAGGACGTTTCGACAGACAAATCTCAATTGATAAACCGGATTTAAATGGTCGTGAAGAAATTTTCAGAGTTCACCTTAAACCATTGAAGTTAGCTCCGGATGTTGATCCTAAGAAGCTTTCGGCTCAAACTCCAGGTTTTGCAGGTGCTGAGATCATGAACGTTTGTAATGAAGCGGCATTAATTGCGGCCCGTAGAAATAAAAAGGAAATTGATTTAAAAGACTTCCAGGATGCTATTGATAGAGTTATTGGTGGCCTTGAGAAGAAAAATAAGATCATTTCACCTGAAGAGAAACGAATCGTTGCCTATCACGAAGCAGGCCACGCAATTGCTGGCTGGTTCCTTGAACACGCTGATCCGTTAGTAAAGGTTTCTATCGTTCCTCGTGGTGTTGCTGCCTTAGGTTATGCACAGTATCTGCCAAAAGAGCAGTATTTATATACTACAGAGCAGTTGACCGATGGTATGTGTATGACAATGGGTGGACGTGTTGCAGAAGATATCATCTTTGGTAAAATTTCTACCGGTGCACAAAATGACCTTGAGCGCATTACCAAACTTGCTTATGCAATGGTTACCATTTACGGTATGAATGAAAAAGTTGGTAATGTTTCGTTTAATGATCAGCAAAATGAGTATGGTTTCAGTAAGCCTTACTCTGAAAAAACTTCAGAACTGATTGACCATGAGGTGCGTGATTTGATCAACAATATTTATGCGCGCACTAAAGATCTGTTAACTGAGAAACGCTCAGGATTAGAAGCATTAGCTCAAAAACTATTGGAAAAAGAAATTTTATTCCAGTCTGACTTGGAGGAAATTTTAGGTAAACGTCCTTTTGATACCCGAACTACTTATGATGAATTTGTAAATGGTACTCAAAACGGAGCAGAGCATCCTTTAGCAGAAGGTAATCAAAGCTTACCAATTGAGGTTACAAATACTGAAAGCTCTGAAGAAAAAGCTTAA
- the rsfS gene encoding ribosome silencing factor — MVKNRRTDESQMISDVIIHGIQEKKGNEIVRLDLRNIHSSVTDYFIICDAESTTQVRAIANSVEAEVYKALKEEPWRKEGLDHCEWVLLDFVNVVVHIFKKDKRLYYGVEELWGDAEIKTYQSA; from the coding sequence ATGGTAAAAAACAGAAGAACGGATGAATCCCAAATGATTTCAGATGTTATCATTCACGGAATTCAGGAGAAGAAAGGAAATGAAATTGTGAGGCTTGACCTCCGAAATATACACAGTTCTGTTACCGATTATTTCATCATTTGTGATGCAGAATCGACTACCCAGGTAAGAGCCATTGCTAATTCAGTGGAAGCAGAAGTGTATAAAGCATTGAAAGAAGAACCCTGGAGAAAAGAAGGGTTAGATCATTGCGAATGGGTTTTGTTAGATTTTGTGAATGTGGTTGTACACATTTTTAAAAAAGACAAACGTTTATATTATGGTGTTGAAGAATTGTGGGGTGACGCGGAAATAAAGACCTACCAAAGCGCCTAA
- a CDS encoding YraN family protein, with product MATHNDLGKAGEQIAFDHLVKNGYAIIERNWRYQHSEVDLIAQKNNELIFIEVKTRTGNFFGFPEEFVTSRKEKLFGLAADEFIYRSAHTGECRFDIVSITFSTDGKSYQVHHIEDAFFPR from the coding sequence ATGGCAACACATAACGACCTTGGAAAAGCAGGTGAACAAATTGCATTCGATCATCTTGTAAAAAACGGCTATGCGATTATTGAACGCAACTGGCGATACCAGCATTCAGAAGTTGATCTTATCGCACAAAAAAACAACGAACTTATTTTTATTGAAGTTAAAACGAGAACCGGAAATTTCTTTGGATTCCCTGAAGAATTTGTAACAAGCCGGAAAGAGAAATTGTTTGGATTGGCGGCCGACGAATTTATCTATCGAAGCGCGCACACCGGAGAGTGCCGATTTGATATAGTTTCCATCACTTTTTCAACCGATGGAAAAAGCTATCAGGTACATCATATTGAAGATGCATTTTTTCCAAGATGA
- a CDS encoding biotin--[acetyl-CoA-carboxylase] ligase, translated as MQFTTNSALFIGQNLVALSEVDSTNNYLKNLLTNSTPPPEGTVIMAENQHSGRGQMQNKWFAEPGKNLTVSFLLCPTFVKAVDQFDLNKAVSLGVADFAVHFLGGKVSIKWPNDIYWEDNKLGGILIENFLSGTHLKQSIVGIGLNINQSHFPQAVKAISFKLIKNEDYLLQNCLNALSVYLEARYLQLKNGALDKLNTDYLNQLYRLGVRDLYRANGEVFYGEIVGVSQCGQLQVDINNEVKSFSFKEIEFI; from the coding sequence ATGCAATTTACTACTAATTCTGCATTATTTATAGGTCAAAATCTCGTTGCATTAAGCGAAGTTGATTCGACCAACAATTATTTAAAGAATTTACTTACAAATTCTACGCCACCTCCCGAAGGTACTGTTATTATGGCAGAAAACCAGCATAGCGGGCGGGGGCAAATGCAGAACAAATGGTTTGCAGAGCCGGGAAAGAACCTTACTGTTAGCTTTTTGCTCTGTCCAACTTTTGTAAAAGCCGTTGATCAATTTGATCTCAATAAAGCAGTTAGTTTAGGCGTTGCTGACTTTGCAGTTCATTTTCTAGGGGGTAAAGTTAGCATAAAATGGCCTAATGATATTTATTGGGAAGACAATAAGCTTGGAGGTATTTTAATTGAGAATTTTCTTTCGGGCACTCACCTAAAACAATCGATAGTGGGAATCGGTTTAAATATCAATCAAAGTCATTTTCCTCAAGCTGTAAAAGCCATCTCATTTAAATTGATAAAAAATGAAGATTACTTGTTACAAAACTGTTTAAATGCATTAAGCGTATATCTTGAAGCCCGATATCTACAACTAAAGAATGGGGCACTAGATAAATTAAATACTGATTATCTTAATCAGTTATACAGACTTGGCGTAAGAGACCTTTATAGGGCTAATGGCGAAGTTTTTTATGGTGAAATAGTTGGAGTTAGCCAATGCGGTCAGCTTCAAGTAGATATAAATAATGAGGTTAAGTCATTCTCCTTTAAAGAAATAGAGTTTATATAG
- a CDS encoding nicotinate phosphoribosyltransferase, translating into MKNHNLLLLADAYKYSHHKLYMPGTTYVYSYLESRGGEFDETIFFGLQYFLKEYLQGKAFTKEDVDEAEQFMNEVFGRNDVFDRKIYDYILEKHDGYLPVRIRAVAEGTAVPNLNVLMTIENTDPNCYWLTNFIETLLMQVWYPTTVATLSHEIKKVVLNYFKQTASTENEKSVQFVLNDFGFRGVSSVESAGLGGAAHLVNFSGSDTIAGSMLAKKYYYAAKAVGFSIPATEHSIVTLLGEEGELEVFKQVLNTFPTGTIACVSDSYNIFRACEEYWGEELKEQILKRDGTLVIRPDSGDPVKTLLKVFEILMDKFGYTVNDKGYKVLPPQVRVIQGDGISYSSIKEIYEALKQNGISVENLALGMGGALLQKVDRDTQKFALKCSYAEVNGEKINVMKSPVELSANGELSISYKKSKAGKFKLIKENGAFKTVTTETVEKDYLITVFENGRIVREYTFDEVRANVAL; encoded by the coding sequence ATGAAAAATCATAATCTACTATTACTCGCTGATGCTTATAAATATTCTCACCATAAATTATACATGCCAGGCACCACTTATGTGTATTCTTATTTGGAAAGCCGTGGTGGTGAATTTGATGAAACCATTTTCTTTGGACTTCAGTATTTCCTGAAAGAATACCTGCAAGGCAAAGCATTTACCAAAGAAGATGTTGATGAGGCGGAACAATTCATGAATGAAGTTTTTGGAAGAAATGACGTTTTTGACCGTAAGATCTACGATTATATACTTGAAAAACACGATGGTTATCTTCCTGTAAGAATCAGAGCGGTTGCTGAAGGAACTGCTGTTCCTAATCTTAATGTATTAATGACCATTGAAAACACAGACCCGAACTGTTATTGGTTAACCAACTTTATCGAAACCTTATTAATGCAGGTATGGTACCCAACCACAGTTGCTACACTGTCACATGAGATCAAGAAGGTTGTTTTGAACTATTTTAAGCAAACCGCATCTACTGAAAATGAAAAATCGGTTCAATTTGTATTGAATGACTTCGGTTTTAGAGGAGTGAGTTCGGTGGAGAGTGCTGGTTTAGGCGGGGCCGCACATTTAGTTAACTTTAGCGGTAGTGACACCATTGCAGGTTCCATGTTGGCGAAAAAGTATTACTATGCAGCCAAAGCTGTCGGATTTTCGATTCCGGCAACGGAACATTCAATCGTAACATTATTGGGTGAAGAAGGTGAATTGGAAGTGTTTAAACAGGTGTTAAATACCTTTCCAACAGGAACCATTGCTTGCGTTTCAGACTCCTACAACATCTTCAGAGCTTGCGAAGAATACTGGGGAGAGGAGTTAAAAGAGCAAATATTGAAACGTGATGGCACATTAGTTATTCGTCCGGATTCAGGAGATCCGGTGAAAACATTACTTAAAGTATTTGAAATCCTGATGGACAAATTTGGGTACACGGTCAATGATAAGGGGTATAAAGTGTTGCCGCCACAAGTGCGCGTTATTCAAGGGGATGGCATAAGCTATTCATCCATTAAAGAGATCTACGAAGCATTAAAACAAAATGGAATTTCTGTAGAGAACCTTGCATTAGGGATGGGTGGTGCGCTGCTTCAGAAAGTAGATCGTGATACGCAGAAGTTTGCGTTGAAATGCTCCTATGCCGAAGTGAATGGTGAAAAAATAAACGTAATGAAGTCACCGGTTGAGTTAAGTGCTAATGGGGAATTATCGATTTCTTATAAAAAATCTAAAGCCGGAAAGTTCAAACTGATTAAAGAGAATGGTGCGTTTAAAACAGTTACTACTGAAACTGTAGAGAAAGACTATTTAATCACTGTTTTTGAGAATGGAAGGATCGTTAGGGAGTATACGTTTGATGAAGTAAGAGCTAATGTAGCACTTTGA